A section of the Oreochromis aureus strain Israel breed Guangdong linkage group 22, ZZ_aureus, whole genome shotgun sequence genome encodes:
- the LOC116324038 gene encoding proteasome subunit beta type-6-B like protein — translation MEKHCTDSRVKGVSTGTTILAAIFDGGVVIGSDSRASIGGEYVSSKTINKVIQVHDRIFCCIAGSLADAQAVIKTAKFHLSFHSVQMESPPQVIAAASVLKDLCYKNKDELQAGFLTAGWDKKNGPQVYVVSLGGMLISQQVTIGGSGSTFIYGYVDAKYKPNMTKEECLQFATNALALAMGRDNVSGGVAHLVVITEKGVEHVVVPGDKLPRFHDE, via the exons ATGGAGAAACACTGCACGGACTCACGAGTCAAAGGAGTCAGCACAGGG acCACCATCCTGGCTGCCATTTTTGATGGAGGGGTTGTGATTGGGTCAGACTCCAGGGCTTCAATTGGAGG AGAGTATGTTTCATCCAAGACcatcaacaaggtgattcagGTTCACGACCGGATCTTCTGCTGCATAGCTGGTTCACTCGCAGACGCTCAGGCCGTCATCAAGACCGCAAAGTTCCACCTGTCCTTCCACAG TGTCCAGATGGAGAGTCCTCCTCAGGTGATCGCAGCAGCATCTGTGTTGAAGGATTTGTGCTACAAAAACAAAGACGAGCTGCAGGCCGGCTTCCTGACAGCAGGCTGGGACAAGAAGAACGGACCACAG GTGTATGTCGTGTCTCTAGGTGGGATGTTGATCAGTCAGCAGGTTACCATCGGTGGGTCAGGCAGCACTTTCATCTACGGCTATGTTGACGCTAAATACAAACCTAACATGACAAAAGAGGAATGCCTCCAGTTTGCCACTAATG CTCTTGCCCTGGCCATGGGCAGAGACAACGTCAGCGGGGGTGTCGCTCACCTGGTGGTGATAACAGAAAAGGGGGTGGAGCATGTGGTTGTACCTGGTGACAAGCTGCCCAGGTTCCATGATGAGTGA
- the LOC120435935 gene encoding major histocompatibility complex class I-related gene protein-like codes for MDKEKMKLFLLILLCCGSFAVKHLLKYFVTGSSGAPNIPELFGVLMVDGIQVGYCDVSKKILEPRQEWAKNILEKHPEQLGWYKHKCFEHQPNFFRELISSLKQQFNQSEGVHILQRIDGCEWDETTGEVIGIIQYHYNGEDFLEFDLKKRTWIALKPEADVTKQKWDKDQPRITHKENDLKNICPAHLKMYVKHVKSSPQKKSHELIKFRG; via the exons ATGGATAAAGAAAAGATGAAGCTGTTTTTGTTGATTCTCCTCTGCTGTGGCTCATTCGCAG TGAAACACTTGCTGAAGTATTTTGTCACTGGATCCTCTGGAGCTCCGAACATCCCAGAACTTTTTGGTGTGCTGATGGTTGATGGCATTCAGGTGGGTTACTGTGACGTGAGCAAGAAGATATTGGAACCAAGACAGGAGTGGGCGaagaacattttagaaaaacaCCCTGAGCAACTGGGCTGGTACAAGCACAAGTGTTTTGAGCATCAGCCAAACTTCTTCAGAGAGCTGATTTCCAGTTTGAAACAGCAGTTCAATCAAAGTGAAG GTGTCCACATTTTACAGAGGATAGATGGCTGTGAATGGGATGAAACCACTGGGGAGGTTATTGGTATAATACAGTATCATTATAACGGAGAAGACTTCCTTGAATTTGATCTGAAGAAACGGACATGGATCGCACTGAAACCAGAGGCTGATGTTACCAAACAGAAATGGGATAAGGACCAACCTAGaataacacacaaagaaaatgatCTCAAAAACATTTGTCCAGCGCACCTGAAGATGTATGTGAAGCATGTGAAAAGCTCCCCACAGAAAAAATCACACGAGCTTATAAAGTTTAGAGGCTAG
- the LOC120435545 gene encoding proteasome subunit beta type-8-like, producing the protein MALLQVSDFQSVSEVRGQILPVRQRLLVDQTNHYNFGSKTQEFAVPPGVEPSGFLKSCNRDGAVCIEMNHGTTTLAFKFRHGVIVAVDSRASAGRYLAGPHPPAVPHPALGCPLLYWALGVLLDGGNWDWRPGKGLCPNTSSIGTNQGQVAAVIFPHPLT; encoded by the exons ATGGCACTTCTTCAAGTGAGCGACTTTCAGTCTGTTTCTGAAGTCCGCGGACAGATACTTCCAGTGAGACAGAGGCTCCTCGTCGACCAAACCAACCACTACAATTTTGGTAGCAAAACTCAAGAATTTGCGGTACCGCCTGGTGTAGAG CCTTCAGGGTTTCTGAAGTCCTGTAACCGTGATGGAGCTGTCTGTATTGAAATGAACCACGGGACGACCACTCTGGCCTTCAAGTTCAGGCATGGAGTCATCGTGGCTGTGGACTCCAGAGCTTCAGCTGGCCGCTACTTAG CTGGGCCTCATCCTCCTGCCGTTCCACATCCTGCCCTTGGGTGCCCACTGCTGTACTGGGCCCTGGGTGTCCTCCTGGATGGAGGCAATTGGGACTGGAGGCCTGGTAAAGGCCTCTGTCCTAACACCTCATCCATTGGGACAAACCAGGGCCAAGTGGCAGCAGTGATATTCCCACACCCCCTCACCTGA
- the LOC116324037 gene encoding proteasome subunit beta type-7-like isoform X1, giving the protein MALSNIFETPTPGFNFDNTARNAALEGLFNGGNTPKAMKTGTTIAGVVFKDGVVLGADTRATSGEVVADKMCAKIHYISPNIYCCGAGTAADTEKTTDLLSSNLAIYSLNSGRNPRVVMAVNILQDMLYRYHGQIGANLILGGVDCTGNHLYTVGPYGSVNKVPYLSMGSGDLAALGILEDGFKPDLELEPAKELVRAAIKAGIMNDLGSGNNIDICVITKQRVDYIRPYQESQYKDNRHDTVPDRESSPFKAGGCAGECAEDGDGVSCNTQPTCTYHLWFRLIFIVFLKRCRKTCVL; this is encoded by the exons ATGGCGCTGTCAAATATCTTCGAAACTCCCACACCTGGCTTTAATTTCGATAATACAGCAAG AAACGCTGCATTAGAGGGTCTCTTTAATGGAGGAAACACTCCCAAAGCTATGAAAACAGGCACCACCATCGCAGGAGTGGTGTTCAAG GATGGGGTGGTGCTGGGAGCAGATACCAGAGCCACCTCCGGCGAAGTGGTGGCCGACAAGATGTGTGCCAAGATTCACTATATCTCTCCAAATATATA TTGTTGTGGAGCAGGTACGGCAGCAGATACAGAAAAGACCACAGACCTTCTCTCATCCAACCTCGCCATCTACTCTCTGAACAGTGGGAGGAACCCTCGTGTCGTCATGGCTGTGAACATACTGCAGGATATGCTTTACAG GTATCACGGCCAAATTGGTGCCAATCTTATTCTGGGGGGAGTGGATTGTACTGGAAACCACCTGTACACTGTAGGGCCATATGGGAGTGTAAATAAGGTGCCTTACCTTTCAATGG GATCTGGTGATCTGGCTGCTCTTGGGATTTTAGAGGATGGGTTCAAACCTGACTTGGAG CTGGAGCCGGCGAAGGAGCTGGTGCGAGCTGCTATTAAAGCAGGCATCATGAATGACCTCGGCTCAGGCAACAACATCGACATCTGTGTCATCACCAAACAAAGAGTGGACTACATCAGACCCTACCAGGAGTCCCAGTACAAAGACAACAG GCATGACACCGTTCCTGACAGAGAAAGTAGTCCCTTTAAAGCTGGAGGTTGTGCAGGAGAGTGTGCAGAAGATGGAGACGGCGTGAGCTGCAACACACAACCAACATGCACATACCATCTTTGGTTTCGGttaatttttattgtgtttctaAAAAGATGTAGAAAAACATGTGTTTTATAA
- the LOC116324037 gene encoding proteasome subunit beta type-7-like isoform X2, which translates to MALSNIFETPTPGFNFDNTARNAALEGLFNGGNTPKAMKTGTTIAGVVFKDGVVLGADTRATSGEVVADKMCAKIHYISPNIYCCGAGTAADTEKTTDLLSSNLAIYSLNSGRNPRVVMAVNILQDMLYRYHGQIGANLILGGVDCTGNHLYTVGPYGSVNKVPYLSMGSGDLAALGILEDGFKPDLELEPAKELVRAAIKAGIMNDLGSGNNIDICVITKQRVDYIRPYQESQYKDNRKIKYKYRPGMTPFLTEKVVPLKLEVVQESVQKMETA; encoded by the exons ATGGCGCTGTCAAATATCTTCGAAACTCCCACACCTGGCTTTAATTTCGATAATACAGCAAG AAACGCTGCATTAGAGGGTCTCTTTAATGGAGGAAACACTCCCAAAGCTATGAAAACAGGCACCACCATCGCAGGAGTGGTGTTCAAG GATGGGGTGGTGCTGGGAGCAGATACCAGAGCCACCTCCGGCGAAGTGGTGGCCGACAAGATGTGTGCCAAGATTCACTATATCTCTCCAAATATATA TTGTTGTGGAGCAGGTACGGCAGCAGATACAGAAAAGACCACAGACCTTCTCTCATCCAACCTCGCCATCTACTCTCTGAACAGTGGGAGGAACCCTCGTGTCGTCATGGCTGTGAACATACTGCAGGATATGCTTTACAG GTATCACGGCCAAATTGGTGCCAATCTTATTCTGGGGGGAGTGGATTGTACTGGAAACCACCTGTACACTGTAGGGCCATATGGGAGTGTAAATAAGGTGCCTTACCTTTCAATGG GATCTGGTGATCTGGCTGCTCTTGGGATTTTAGAGGATGGGTTCAAACCTGACTTGGAG CTGGAGCCGGCGAAGGAGCTGGTGCGAGCTGCTATTAAAGCAGGCATCATGAATGACCTCGGCTCAGGCAACAACATCGACATCTGTGTCATCACCAAACAAAGAGTGGACTACATCAGACCCTACCAGGAGTCCCAGTACAAAGACAACAG gaaaataaaatataaatatcgTCCAGGCATGACACCGTTCCTGACAGAGAAAGTAGTCCCTTTAAAGCTGGAGGTTGTGCAGGAGAGTGTGCAGAAGATGGAGACGGCGTGA